A genome region from Flavobacterium sp. includes the following:
- a CDS encoding SRPBCC domain-containing protein → MKSNLLMNFDVDKENKTVHIKREFDASLADVWSAWTEPEILDQWWAPAPFKSETTSMEFKEGGKRLYAMVTPEGDKRWSFFEYTSISPKTNFKHSATFCDAEGNPNSIFGSSYWDLTFSEKGDLTVVDIAIKRDSLEELEKIIEMGFKEGITATMQILDKIFEDRK, encoded by the coding sequence ATGAAATCTAATTTATTAATGAATTTTGATGTTGACAAAGAAAATAAGACTGTACATATAAAACGTGAATTCGACGCATCGCTTGCTGATGTTTGGTCAGCCTGGACAGAACCAGAAATTTTAGATCAATGGTGGGCACCGGCTCCGTTTAAATCTGAAACCACAAGTATGGAGTTCAAAGAAGGCGGAAAAAGATTGTATGCAATGGTAACACCGGAAGGCGATAAACGCTGGAGTTTTTTTGAATACACTTCGATTTCTCCAAAAACAAATTTTAAACATTCTGCCACTTTTTGTGACGCCGAAGGAAATCCAAATTCAATTTTCGGGAGTTCTTATTGGGACCTGACATTTTCTGAAAAAGGAGATTTAACTGTTGTTGATATTGCAATTAAACGCGACAGCCTTGAAGAGTTGGAAAAAATAATCGAAATGGGCTTTAAAGAAGGAATTACTGCCACGATGCAAATTTTGGACAAAATCTTTGAAGACCGAAAATAA
- a CDS encoding GNAT family N-acetyltransferase encodes MMTEENKLDNPVWNSLCESHKKFALDYNGTKFFNQDYCPFGGFSDHNSTLEATEKYASLCENFFIVGEKPKIADTLKITKELVCLQMIIYEKIQITFSDEIIKLTEEHAEELFNLVNLVQPGYFKPKTFLLGSYYGIFNDKKLVSVAGERMKMNAFTEVSAIVTHPDYTGKGYAKQLTSHVVNAVFDEGKTPFLHVVESNLGAIKLYEKLGFATRRKMSFWNICK; translated from the coding sequence ATGATGACAGAAGAAAATAAATTAGATAATCCTGTTTGGAATTCTTTGTGCGAAAGTCATAAAAAATTTGCATTAGATTACAACGGAACCAAATTTTTCAATCAAGATTATTGTCCATTTGGTGGTTTTTCGGATCATAACAGCACATTAGAAGCAACAGAAAAGTATGCATCATTATGCGAAAATTTCTTTATCGTTGGTGAAAAGCCCAAAATTGCAGATACTTTAAAAATAACTAAAGAACTAGTTTGTCTGCAAATGATTATTTATGAAAAAATACAGATAACTTTTAGTGATGAAATTATTAAATTAACCGAAGAACATGCCGAAGAATTATTCAATTTGGTAAATTTAGTTCAGCCAGGATATTTTAAACCCAAAACGTTTTTATTAGGTAGTTATTACGGAATTTTTAATGATAAAAAACTGGTGTCTGTAGCTGGCGAGCGTATGAAAATGAATGCATTTACAGAAGTCAGCGCTATTGTAACGCATCCGGATTATACCGGAAAAGGTTACGCCAAACAACTAACTTCGCATGTTGTAAATGCAGTTTTCGATGAAGGCAAAACTCCGTTTCTACATGTTGTTGAGAGTAATCTTGGAGCAATAAAACTTTATGAAAAACTAGGATTTGCTACACGAAGAAAAATGAGTTTCTGGAATATCTGCAAATAA
- a CDS encoding DUF1572 domain-containing protein: MENTTEIANRFRETILNGTWIANTNYKHQLENLDWKIAITPVKNLNTISLLAQHIHYYINGINIVFKGGNLDIKDKFSFDFPPINSQEEWNSFLNKFWNAAEEFASFVEKMPEQKLNEVFVDEKYGTYKRNIDAMIEHSYYHLGQIVLIKKLLTE, translated from the coding sequence ATGGAAAACACCACAGAAATTGCCAATCGTTTTAGAGAAACTATTTTAAACGGAACCTGGATTGCCAATACCAATTACAAACATCAGCTCGAAAATCTGGATTGGAAAATTGCGATAACTCCGGTAAAAAACCTCAACACAATTTCTCTTCTAGCGCAGCATATTCATTATTACATCAACGGAATAAATATTGTTTTTAAAGGTGGAAATTTAGATATAAAAGACAAATTCAGTTTTGACTTTCCTCCTATCAATTCACAAGAAGAATGGAACTCTTTTCTAAATAAATTCTGGAACGCTGCCGAAGAATTTGCTTCTTTCGTTGAAAAAATGCCGGAACAAAAATTAAACGAGGTTTTTGTTGACGAAAAATACGGAACTTATAAAAGAAACATCGACGCTATGATCGAGCACAGTTATTATCATTTAGGGCAAATTGTATTGATTAAAAAGCTCTTAACAGAATAA
- a CDS encoding glutamate synthase subunit beta, giving the protein MGKIGGFKEYNRADESNLAVAERVSNYNEFTIPVPKDKLKEQGSRCMDCGIPFCHSGCPLGNLIPDFNDMVHQEEWQSALEILQSTNNFPEFTGRLCPAPCEKSCVLGIIKDPVSIENIEKSIVERGFSEGWIKPQPPKTRTGKTVAVIGSGPAGLAAAQQLNRAGHTVTVFERDNAIGGLLRYGIPNFKLEKGIIDRRVAILEAEGITFKTNVNVGVNFSVEELNQFDSIVLCGGATERRSLPTKGIESKGVVQAMDFLTQQTKVLYGESIPDQIKATGKDVIVIGGGDTGSDCIGTSNRHGAKSVTNFEILPKPPVGRSESTPWPFWPLQLKTSSSHEEGCDRNWLINTKEFISNEKGELTGLKTVEVQWKMTPGQRPELIEKEGSEKIWPCDLALLALGFTGPEKTLSEQLGIEIDARSNYKAHNYQTNVPHIFTAGDMRRGQSLIVWAISEGREAAREVDLFLMGSTNLPTKGKGDLPSL; this is encoded by the coding sequence ATGGGTAAAATAGGCGGATTTAAAGAATATAACAGAGCCGATGAAAGTAATTTAGCAGTAGCAGAACGTGTTTCGAACTACAACGAATTTACTATTCCGGTACCAAAAGATAAATTAAAAGAACAAGGATCAAGATGTATGGACTGTGGAATTCCTTTTTGCCACAGTGGTTGTCCGTTAGGAAATTTAATTCCTGACTTCAACGACATGGTGCATCAGGAAGAATGGCAGAGCGCGTTAGAGATTTTACAATCTACTAACAACTTCCCTGAATTTACAGGACGTTTATGCCCTGCTCCATGTGAGAAATCATGTGTATTAGGAATCATCAAAGATCCAGTTTCTATTGAAAACATCGAGAAAAGCATCGTAGAAAGAGGTTTCTCTGAAGGATGGATCAAACCGCAGCCACCAAAAACAAGAACTGGAAAAACAGTTGCTGTTATTGGTTCTGGACCTGCTGGTCTTGCTGCAGCTCAACAATTAAACAGAGCTGGTCACACGGTTACTGTTTTTGAAAGAGACAATGCAATTGGAGGTTTATTACGTTACGGAATTCCAAATTTCAAATTAGAAAAAGGAATCATCGATCGTCGTGTTGCAATTCTTGAAGCAGAAGGAATCACTTTCAAAACTAACGTAAATGTTGGTGTTAATTTCAGTGTAGAAGAATTAAACCAATTCGATTCTATCGTTTTATGCGGAGGAGCAACTGAAAGAAGAAGCTTGCCAACTAAAGGAATTGAAAGCAAAGGCGTTGTTCAAGCAATGGATTTCTTAACACAGCAAACTAAAGTTTTATACGGAGAATCAATTCCTGATCAAATTAAAGCTACTGGTAAAGATGTAATCGTTATTGGTGGTGGAGATACTGGTTCTGACTGTATTGGAACTTCTAACAGACACGGAGCTAAATCGGTAACTAACTTTGAAATTTTACCAAAACCTCCAGTTGGAAGAAGCGAATCAACTCCATGGCCTTTCTGGCCGTTGCAGTTGAAAACATCTTCTTCTCACGAAGAAGGTTGTGACAGAAACTGGCTAATCAATACCAAAGAATTCATTTCTAACGAAAAAGGTGAATTAACAGGATTGAAAACGGTTGAAGTGCAATGGAAAATGACTCCAGGTCAACGTCCTGAATTAATCGAAAAAGAAGGTTCCGAGAAAATATGGCCTTGCGACTTAGCTTTATTAGCTCTTGGATTTACAGGTCCTGAGAAAACGTTAAGCGAGCAATTAGGAATCGAAATTGACGCAAGAAGCAACTATAAAGCGCATAATTATCAAACAAATGTTCCTCACATCTTCACCGCAGGTGATATGAGAAGAGGACAATCATTAATTGTGTGGGCTATTTCAGAAGGTCGCGAAGCTGCAAGAGAAGTAGATTTATTCCTTATGGGATCTACAAACTTGCCTACTAAAGGAAAAGGAGATTTACCGAGCTTATAG
- a CDS encoding alpha/beta hydrolase-fold protein, with translation MNKLFIFTFIFFTSTIIFSQNSKSKTTETSKPFVLGVIDEIQSKELGENRILNIYLPEGYNPKDQEKYPVIYLLDGSADEDFIHISGLVQFNSFEWINQVPKSIVVGIATVDRKRDFTFPTTIENDKTKYPTTGHSDKFIAFIEKELQPFIDKKYKTTNSKTIIGQSLGGLLETEILFKKPSLFNKYVIVSPSLWWDNGSILNQDSEIFKESFNLQTEIYIAVGKEGLTPTQIPRVMEVDANLLEEKIKASKSKSIKVYFDYFPLENHGTILHPAVSNSFKFFYSKSKE, from the coding sequence ATGAACAAGCTTTTCATCTTTACTTTTATATTTTTTACCTCTACAATTATTTTTAGCCAAAATAGCAAATCTAAAACTACAGAAACAAGTAAACCTTTTGTTTTAGGTGTTATCGATGAAATTCAATCTAAAGAATTAGGCGAAAACAGAATTTTAAACATTTATCTTCCAGAAGGTTATAATCCTAAAGATCAGGAAAAATATCCTGTGATTTATTTATTGGATGGTTCTGCTGATGAAGATTTTATTCATATTTCGGGTTTAGTTCAGTTTAATAGTTTTGAATGGATCAATCAGGTTCCAAAATCGATTGTTGTGGGTATTGCTACTGTCGACAGAAAAAGAGATTTTACTTTTCCGACAACTATTGAAAATGACAAAACCAAATACCCAACCACTGGACATTCTGATAAATTTATCGCTTTTATCGAAAAAGAATTACAGCCTTTTATTGATAAAAAATACAAAACAACAAATTCTAAAACCATTATTGGTCAGTCTTTAGGCGGATTATTAGAAACCGAAATCTTATTCAAAAAACCGTCTCTTTTTAATAAATATGTTATTGTAAGCCCAAGTTTATGGTGGGATAATGGGTCTATTTTAAATCAGGATTCTGAGATTTTTAAAGAGAGTTTCAATCTGCAGACAGAAATTTACATTGCTGTAGGTAAAGAAGGTTTAACGCCAACTCAAATCCCGAGAGTTATGGAAGTGGATGCTAATTTATTAGAAGAAAAAATAAAAGCATCAAAAAGTAAAAGCATTAAAGTTTATTTTGATTATTTTCCCTTAGAAAATCATGGAACAATTTTGCATCCTGCGGTTTCGAATTCTTTTAAGTTCTTTTATTCAAAATCAAAAGAATAA
- a CDS encoding SRPBCC domain-containing protein, protein MKSNLLMNFTVDKENSTVNVKREFDASLSNVWSAWTEPEILDQWWAPAPWKSKTKSMDFKEGGRRIYAMIGPQGEEHWAIADFTSITPKSNFKYLDAFSDSEGNLNTDFPRSDWNVNFSEEGNSTIVDIAIKHENLSDLEKIIEMGFKEGFTIAMEGLDKIFAEKAK, encoded by the coding sequence ATGAAATCAAATCTTTTAATGAATTTTACTGTAGATAAAGAAAATAGTACCGTGAATGTAAAACGTGAATTTGATGCTTCATTATCAAACGTTTGGTCAGCATGGACAGAACCTGAAATTTTAGATCAGTGGTGGGCGCCGGCTCCGTGGAAATCCAAAACAAAAAGTATGGATTTTAAAGAAGGCGGACGCAGAATTTATGCTATGATTGGTCCGCAAGGCGAAGAACATTGGGCAATTGCAGATTTTACTTCAATCACTCCGAAAAGTAATTTTAAATATCTGGATGCCTTTAGCGACAGCGAAGGAAATTTAAACACTGATTTTCCGAGATCAGATTGGAATGTAAATTTTTCTGAAGAAGGAAATTCAACCATTGTTGATATCGCCATTAAACATGAAAATTTATCTGATTTGGAAAAAATAATCGAAATGGGTTTCAAAGAAGGTTTCACTATTGCAATGGAAGGTCTGGACAAGATTTTTGCTGAGAAAGCAAAATAA